One part of the Calypte anna isolate BGI_N300 chromosome 12, bCalAnn1_v1.p, whole genome shotgun sequence genome encodes these proteins:
- the MCM2 gene encoding DNA replication licensing factor MCM2 isoform X1, whose amino-acid sequence MADSSESQTAVTSPLRSSRRGDAFTSSPGRDLPPFEDESEGLLGTEGLPEEEEEGEELIGEGMERDYRPIPELDVYEAEGLALDDEDVEELTASQREAAERVMRQRDRELEQGMGRMRRGLLYDSDDEDEDRPSRKRRLAERAADGIEEEDEDMIESIENLEDMKGHSVREWVSMAAPRLEIYHRFKNFLKTHVDDHGHNVFKERISDMCKENRESLVVNYEDLAAQEHVLAYFLPEAPAEMLKIFDEAAKEVVLAMYPKYDRIAQEIHVRISHLPLVEELRSLRQLHLNQLIRTSGVVTSCTGVLPQLSMVKYNCSKCSFILGPFFQSQNQEVKPGSCPECQSLGPFEINMEETVYQNYQRIKIQESPGKVAAGRLPRSKDAILLADLVDSCKPGDEIELTGIYHNNYDGSLNTANGFPVFATVILANHIAKKDNKLAIGELTDEDVKVIVGLSKDEQIGEKIFASIAPSIYGHEDIKRGLALSLFGGEPKNPGGKHKVRGDINVLLCGDPGTAKSQFLKYIEKASSRAIFTTGQGASAVGLTAYVQRHPVSKEWTLEAGALVLADRGVCLIDEFDKMNDQDRTSIHEAMEQQSISISKAGIVTSLQARCTVIAAANPIGGRYDPSLTFSENVDLTEPIISRFDILCVVRDTVDPVQDEMLARFVVGSHVKHHPGSKEAVNGDANEVVLPNTYGVEPIPQEILRKYIIYAKEKVHPKLNQMDQDKVARMYSDLRKESMATGSIPITVRHIESMIRMAEAHARMHLRDYVVEDDVNMAIRVMLESFIDTQKFSVMRSMRKTFSRYLSFKRDNNELLLFILKQLVAEQVMYQRNRFGAQQDTIEVPEKDLVDKARQINIHNLSAFYDSEVFKMNRFSRDVKRKLIVQQF is encoded by the exons ATGGCG GATTCCTCCGAGTCTCAGACGGCGGTCACCAGCCCGCTCCGCAGCTCACGCCGGGGCGATGCCTTCACGTCCAGCCCTGGCCGAGACCTGCCGCCCTTCGAGGATGAGTCGGAGGGGCTCCTGGGGACCGAAGggctccctgaggaggaagaagaaggagaagagctcattggggaagggatggagag GGACTACCGCCCCATCCCCGAGCTGGACGTCTACGAAGCAGAGGGCCTGGCCTTGGATGATGAAGATGTGGAGGAGCTGACAGCCAGCCAGAGGGAAGCTGCGGAGCGAGTCATGAGGCAGCGAGACCgagagctggagcagggcaTGGGCCGCATGAGGAGGGGACTGCTCTATG ATAGtgatgatgaagatgaagatCGTCCTTCACGGAAGAGGCGGCTGGCAGAACGAGCAGCCGATGGTAttgaggaggaagatgaggacaTGATTGAGAGCATTGAGAATCTTGAAGACATGAAAGGGCATTCAGTGAGGGAGTGGGTTTCCATGGCAGCTCCCCGGCTTGAGATCTACCACCGCTTCAAGAACTTCTTGAAGACCCATGTGGATGACCATGGGCACAATGTCTTCAAGGAGAGGATCAGCGACATGTGCAAAG AGAACAGAGAGAGTCTGGTGGTGAACTATGAGGATCTGGCAGCCCAGGAACATGTCCTTGCCTACTTTCTGCCTGAGGCcccagcagaaatgctgaagatCTTTGATGAAGCAGCCAAGGAAGTGGTGTTGGCCATGTACCCCAAATACGATCGTATTGCTCAGGAGATCCATGTCCGTATCTCCCACCTTCCCCTGGTGGAAGAGCTGCGGTCACtcag GCAGCTCCACTTGAATCAGTTGATCCGGACCAGTGGAGTGGTGACAAGTTGCACAGGGGTCCTGCCTCAGCTCAGCATGGTGAAATACAATTGCAGCAAGTGCAGCTTCATCCTAGGACCATTTTTCCAGTCCCAGAACCAGGAGGTGAAACCTGGTTCTTGTCCAGAGTGTCAGTCTCTGGGGCCCTTTGAAATCAACATGGAAGAG ACAGTCTATCAGAACTATCAGCGCATCAAAATCCAGGAGAGCCCTGGGAAGGTAGCTGCTGGCAGGCTGCCCCGCTCCAAGGATGCCATTCTCCTTGCTGATCTGGTTGACAGCTGCAAGCCAGGGGATGAGATT gagcTGACAGGGATCTACCACAACAACTATGATGGCTCTTTGAACACTGCCAATGGGTTCCCAGTGTTCGCAACTGTGATCCTGGCCAACCACATTGCCAAGAAGGACAACAAGCTGGCTATTGGAGAACTGACTGATGAAGATGTGAAAGTGATTGTGGGTCTGTCCAAGGATGAGCAAATTGGGGAGAAG atttttgCCAGCATTGCCCCATCTATTTATGGGCATGAAGATATCAAGAGGGGCTTAGCTTTATCTCTCTTTGGTGGAGAGCCCAAAAACCCAG GTGGCAAACACAAAGTCCGTGGTGACATCAATGTCCTTCTCTGTGGAGACCCTGGTACTGCAAAATCACAGTTTCTTAAATACATAGAGAAGGCATCCAGCAGAGCAATCTTCACCACTGGCCAAGGTGCTTCTGCTGTGGGCCTCACAGCCTATGTCCAGAGGCACCCAGTCAGCAAGGAGTGGACTCTAGAGGCAGGAGCCCTTGTGCTGGCTGACAGAGGTGTCTGCCTGATCGATGAATTTGACAAG ATGAATGATCAAGACAGGACCAGCATCCATGAAGCCATGGAGCAGCAAAGCATTTCCATCTCCAAAGCAGGCATTGTCACGTCCTTGCAAGCCCGCTGCACTGTTATTGCTGCTGCTAATCCTATAG GTGGGCGTTACGACCCCTCATTAACTTTCTCAGAGAATGTAGACCTGACAGAGCCCATCATCTCTCGATTTGATATCCTGTGTGTGGTGAGAGACACAGTGGACCCTGTGCAG GATGAAATGCTTGCCCGGTTTGTTGTTGGCAGCCATGTCAAACACCACCCAGGTAGCAAGGAGGCAGTGAATGGGGATGCCAATGAGGTTGTTCTCCCCAATACATATGGGGTTGAGCCCATTCCCCAAGAGATCCTGAGGAAATACATCATCTATGCCAAAGAGAAGGTCCACCCAAAACTCAACCAGATGGACCAGGACAAGGTGGCTCGGATGTACAGTGACCTCAGGAAAGAGTCTATG GCGACCGGCAGCATCCCCATCACCGTGCGTCACATCGAGTCCATGATCCGGATGGCTGAGGCTCATGCCCGCATGCACCTAAGGGACTATGTGGTAGAAGATGATGTCAACATGGCCATCCGGGTGATGCTGGAGAGCTTCATCGACACGCAGAAGTTCAGTGTCATGCGGAGCATGCGCAAG ACATTCTCCCGCTACCTTTCATTCAAGCGAGACAAcaatgagctgctgctgttcatcCTGAAGCAGCTGGTTGCAGAGCAGGTGATGTACCAGAGAAACCGCTTTGGAGCCCAGCAAGACACCATAGAAGTCCCAGAGAAGGATCTGGTGGATAAG gCTCGGCAGATCAACATCCACAACCTCTCAGCCTTCTATGACAGTGAAGTGTTCAAGATGAACAGGTTCAGCCGGGATGTGAAGCGGAAGCTGATTGTGCAGCAGTTCTGA
- the MCM2 gene encoding DNA replication licensing factor MCM2 isoform X2: protein MERDYRPIPELDVYEAEGLALDDEDVEELTASQREAAERVMRQRDRELEQGMGRMRRGLLYDSDDEDEDRPSRKRRLAERAADGIEEEDEDMIESIENLEDMKGHSVREWVSMAAPRLEIYHRFKNFLKTHVDDHGHNVFKERISDMCKENRESLVVNYEDLAAQEHVLAYFLPEAPAEMLKIFDEAAKEVVLAMYPKYDRIAQEIHVRISHLPLVEELRSLRQLHLNQLIRTSGVVTSCTGVLPQLSMVKYNCSKCSFILGPFFQSQNQEVKPGSCPECQSLGPFEINMEETVYQNYQRIKIQESPGKVAAGRLPRSKDAILLADLVDSCKPGDEIELTGIYHNNYDGSLNTANGFPVFATVILANHIAKKDNKLAIGELTDEDVKVIVGLSKDEQIGEKIFASIAPSIYGHEDIKRGLALSLFGGEPKNPGGKHKVRGDINVLLCGDPGTAKSQFLKYIEKASSRAIFTTGQGASAVGLTAYVQRHPVSKEWTLEAGALVLADRGVCLIDEFDKMNDQDRTSIHEAMEQQSISISKAGIVTSLQARCTVIAAANPIGGRYDPSLTFSENVDLTEPIISRFDILCVVRDTVDPVQDEMLARFVVGSHVKHHPGSKEAVNGDANEVVLPNTYGVEPIPQEILRKYIIYAKEKVHPKLNQMDQDKVARMYSDLRKESMATGSIPITVRHIESMIRMAEAHARMHLRDYVVEDDVNMAIRVMLESFIDTQKFSVMRSMRKTFSRYLSFKRDNNELLLFILKQLVAEQVMYQRNRFGAQQDTIEVPEKDLVDKARQINIHNLSAFYDSEVFKMNRFSRDVKRKLIVQQF from the exons atggagag GGACTACCGCCCCATCCCCGAGCTGGACGTCTACGAAGCAGAGGGCCTGGCCTTGGATGATGAAGATGTGGAGGAGCTGACAGCCAGCCAGAGGGAAGCTGCGGAGCGAGTCATGAGGCAGCGAGACCgagagctggagcagggcaTGGGCCGCATGAGGAGGGGACTGCTCTATG ATAGtgatgatgaagatgaagatCGTCCTTCACGGAAGAGGCGGCTGGCAGAACGAGCAGCCGATGGTAttgaggaggaagatgaggacaTGATTGAGAGCATTGAGAATCTTGAAGACATGAAAGGGCATTCAGTGAGGGAGTGGGTTTCCATGGCAGCTCCCCGGCTTGAGATCTACCACCGCTTCAAGAACTTCTTGAAGACCCATGTGGATGACCATGGGCACAATGTCTTCAAGGAGAGGATCAGCGACATGTGCAAAG AGAACAGAGAGAGTCTGGTGGTGAACTATGAGGATCTGGCAGCCCAGGAACATGTCCTTGCCTACTTTCTGCCTGAGGCcccagcagaaatgctgaagatCTTTGATGAAGCAGCCAAGGAAGTGGTGTTGGCCATGTACCCCAAATACGATCGTATTGCTCAGGAGATCCATGTCCGTATCTCCCACCTTCCCCTGGTGGAAGAGCTGCGGTCACtcag GCAGCTCCACTTGAATCAGTTGATCCGGACCAGTGGAGTGGTGACAAGTTGCACAGGGGTCCTGCCTCAGCTCAGCATGGTGAAATACAATTGCAGCAAGTGCAGCTTCATCCTAGGACCATTTTTCCAGTCCCAGAACCAGGAGGTGAAACCTGGTTCTTGTCCAGAGTGTCAGTCTCTGGGGCCCTTTGAAATCAACATGGAAGAG ACAGTCTATCAGAACTATCAGCGCATCAAAATCCAGGAGAGCCCTGGGAAGGTAGCTGCTGGCAGGCTGCCCCGCTCCAAGGATGCCATTCTCCTTGCTGATCTGGTTGACAGCTGCAAGCCAGGGGATGAGATT gagcTGACAGGGATCTACCACAACAACTATGATGGCTCTTTGAACACTGCCAATGGGTTCCCAGTGTTCGCAACTGTGATCCTGGCCAACCACATTGCCAAGAAGGACAACAAGCTGGCTATTGGAGAACTGACTGATGAAGATGTGAAAGTGATTGTGGGTCTGTCCAAGGATGAGCAAATTGGGGAGAAG atttttgCCAGCATTGCCCCATCTATTTATGGGCATGAAGATATCAAGAGGGGCTTAGCTTTATCTCTCTTTGGTGGAGAGCCCAAAAACCCAG GTGGCAAACACAAAGTCCGTGGTGACATCAATGTCCTTCTCTGTGGAGACCCTGGTACTGCAAAATCACAGTTTCTTAAATACATAGAGAAGGCATCCAGCAGAGCAATCTTCACCACTGGCCAAGGTGCTTCTGCTGTGGGCCTCACAGCCTATGTCCAGAGGCACCCAGTCAGCAAGGAGTGGACTCTAGAGGCAGGAGCCCTTGTGCTGGCTGACAGAGGTGTCTGCCTGATCGATGAATTTGACAAG ATGAATGATCAAGACAGGACCAGCATCCATGAAGCCATGGAGCAGCAAAGCATTTCCATCTCCAAAGCAGGCATTGTCACGTCCTTGCAAGCCCGCTGCACTGTTATTGCTGCTGCTAATCCTATAG GTGGGCGTTACGACCCCTCATTAACTTTCTCAGAGAATGTAGACCTGACAGAGCCCATCATCTCTCGATTTGATATCCTGTGTGTGGTGAGAGACACAGTGGACCCTGTGCAG GATGAAATGCTTGCCCGGTTTGTTGTTGGCAGCCATGTCAAACACCACCCAGGTAGCAAGGAGGCAGTGAATGGGGATGCCAATGAGGTTGTTCTCCCCAATACATATGGGGTTGAGCCCATTCCCCAAGAGATCCTGAGGAAATACATCATCTATGCCAAAGAGAAGGTCCACCCAAAACTCAACCAGATGGACCAGGACAAGGTGGCTCGGATGTACAGTGACCTCAGGAAAGAGTCTATG GCGACCGGCAGCATCCCCATCACCGTGCGTCACATCGAGTCCATGATCCGGATGGCTGAGGCTCATGCCCGCATGCACCTAAGGGACTATGTGGTAGAAGATGATGTCAACATGGCCATCCGGGTGATGCTGGAGAGCTTCATCGACACGCAGAAGTTCAGTGTCATGCGGAGCATGCGCAAG ACATTCTCCCGCTACCTTTCATTCAAGCGAGACAAcaatgagctgctgctgttcatcCTGAAGCAGCTGGTTGCAGAGCAGGTGATGTACCAGAGAAACCGCTTTGGAGCCCAGCAAGACACCATAGAAGTCCCAGAGAAGGATCTGGTGGATAAG gCTCGGCAGATCAACATCCACAACCTCTCAGCCTTCTATGACAGTGAAGTGTTCAAGATGAACAGGTTCAGCCGGGATGTGAAGCGGAAGCTGATTGTGCAGCAGTTCTGA
- the TPRA1 gene encoding transmembrane protein adipocyte-associated 1 isoform X1, producing the protein MFHSIMPVMSLSMSDNITHSTTLVTTLENVTTLSPTTIQAINDTNITVPHKCLLLLYEDIGKSRVRYWDLLLLVPNVLFFMFLLWKLPSARAKIRVTSSPIFTTFYILVFVVALVGIARAVVSMTVSASDAATVADKILWEITRFFLLAIELSVVILGLAFGHLESKSSVKRVLAITTVLSLAYSVTQGTLEILYPDSHLSAEDFNIYGHGGRHFWLASSCFFFLVYSLVVILPKTPLKDRISLPSRKSFYVYAGILALLNLLQGLGSALLCVDIIEGLCCVDLTTFLYFSFFAPLIYVAFLKGFFGSEPKILFSYKCQVDEPEDVDVHLPHPYAVAKKEGLDSGFYSSTQIDTTAYLDDVASMPYHVGSINSTDSDRWKAINA; encoded by the exons ATGTTCCACTCCATAATGCCTGTGATGAGCCTCTCCATGTCAGACAACATCACACATTCAACTACCCTGGTGACAACACTGGAAAATGTGACAACTTTGTCCCCCACAACAATACAGGCAATCAATGACACAAACATCACTGTGCCACACAAGTGCCTGTTGTTGCTCTATGAAGACATTGGGAAGTCAAG agtcCGCTATTGGGATCTTCTGTTGCTGGTTCCCAATGTGCTTTTCTTTATGTTTCTGCTCTGGAAGCTTCCCTCTGCCAGGGCCAAAATCCGTGTGACTTCCAGCCCAATCTTCACTACATTCTACATCCTG GTATTTGTGGTGGCTCTAGTTGGTATTGCCCGTGCTGTTGTCTCCATGACTGTGAGTGCCTCTGATGCTGCCACAGTTGCTGATAAG ATCCTGTGGGAGATCACAAGGTTCTTCCTTCTGGCGATTGAACTGAGCGTGGTGATTCTAGGCCTTGCCTTTG GTCACCTGGAGAGCAAGTCGAGTGTGAAACGTGTTCTGGCAATCACTACAGTGCTGTCTCTGGCATATTCTGTCACCCAG GGCACCCTGGAAATCCTGTACCCTGATTCCCATCTCTCAGCAGAAGACTTCAATATCTATGGCCATGGGGGCAGACACTTCTGGCTTGCCAGctcctgtttcttctttctg GTCTATTCCTTGGTGGTGATTCTTCCAAAAACTCCTCTGAAAGACCGGATTTCTTTGCCCT CCAGGAAGAGTTTCTATGTGTATGCTGGAATCCTGGCACTGCTGAACCTGTTGCAGGGCCTGGGCAGTGCCCTCCTCTGTGTGGATATCATAGAAGGACTGTG CTGTGTTGATCTTACCACGTTCCTTTACTTCAGCTTCTTTGCACCTCTCATCTATGTGGCTTTCCTGAAAGGCTTCTTTGG GTCTGAACCAAAGATCCTCTTCTCCTACAAATGCCAGGTGGATGAGCCTGAAGATGTGGATGTGCACCTACCCCACCCTTATGCTGTTGCCAAGAAGGAAGGACTGGATTCTGGGTTCTACTCAAGCACTCAGATTGACACCACAGCCTACCTGGATGATGTGGCCTCCATGCCCTATCACGTGGGCAGCATCAACAGCACAGACAGTGACCGCTGGAAAGCCATCAATGCCTAA
- the TPRA1 gene encoding transmembrane protein adipocyte-associated 1 isoform X2, producing MFHSIMPVMSLSMSDNITHSTTLVTTLENVTTLSPTTIQAINDTNITVPHKCLLLLYEDIGKSRVRYWDLLLLVPNVLFFMFLLWKLPSARAKIRVTSSPIFTTFYILVFVVALVGIARAVVSMTVSASDAATVADKILWEITRFFLLAIELSVVILGLAFGHLESKSSVKRVLAITTVLSLAYSVTQGTLEILYPDSHLSAEDFNIYGHGGRHFWLASSCFFFLVYSLVVILPKTPLKDRISLPSRKSFYVYAGILALLNLLQGLGSALLCVDIIEGLCFFAPLIYVAFLKGFFGSEPKILFSYKCQVDEPEDVDVHLPHPYAVAKKEGLDSGFYSSTQIDTTAYLDDVASMPYHVGSINSTDSDRWKAINA from the exons ATGTTCCACTCCATAATGCCTGTGATGAGCCTCTCCATGTCAGACAACATCACACATTCAACTACCCTGGTGACAACACTGGAAAATGTGACAACTTTGTCCCCCACAACAATACAGGCAATCAATGACACAAACATCACTGTGCCACACAAGTGCCTGTTGTTGCTCTATGAAGACATTGGGAAGTCAAG agtcCGCTATTGGGATCTTCTGTTGCTGGTTCCCAATGTGCTTTTCTTTATGTTTCTGCTCTGGAAGCTTCCCTCTGCCAGGGCCAAAATCCGTGTGACTTCCAGCCCAATCTTCACTACATTCTACATCCTG GTATTTGTGGTGGCTCTAGTTGGTATTGCCCGTGCTGTTGTCTCCATGACTGTGAGTGCCTCTGATGCTGCCACAGTTGCTGATAAG ATCCTGTGGGAGATCACAAGGTTCTTCCTTCTGGCGATTGAACTGAGCGTGGTGATTCTAGGCCTTGCCTTTG GTCACCTGGAGAGCAAGTCGAGTGTGAAACGTGTTCTGGCAATCACTACAGTGCTGTCTCTGGCATATTCTGTCACCCAG GGCACCCTGGAAATCCTGTACCCTGATTCCCATCTCTCAGCAGAAGACTTCAATATCTATGGCCATGGGGGCAGACACTTCTGGCTTGCCAGctcctgtttcttctttctg GTCTATTCCTTGGTGGTGATTCTTCCAAAAACTCCTCTGAAAGACCGGATTTCTTTGCCCT CCAGGAAGAGTTTCTATGTGTATGCTGGAATCCTGGCACTGCTGAACCTGTTGCAGGGCCTGGGCAGTGCCCTCCTCTGTGTGGATATCATAGAAGGACTGTG CTTCTTTGCACCTCTCATCTATGTGGCTTTCCTGAAAGGCTTCTTTGG GTCTGAACCAAAGATCCTCTTCTCCTACAAATGCCAGGTGGATGAGCCTGAAGATGTGGATGTGCACCTACCCCACCCTTATGCTGTTGCCAAGAAGGAAGGACTGGATTCTGGGTTCTACTCAAGCACTCAGATTGACACCACAGCCTACCTGGATGATGTGGCCTCCATGCCCTATCACGTGGGCAGCATCAACAGCACAGACAGTGACCGCTGGAAAGCCATCAATGCCTAA
- the TPRA1 gene encoding transmembrane protein adipocyte-associated 1 isoform X3, giving the protein MFHSIMPVMSLSMSDNITHSTTLVTTLENVTTLSPTTIQAINDTNITVPHKCLLLLYEDIGKSRVRYWDLLLLVPNVLFFMFLLWKLPSARAKIRVTSSPIFTTFYILVFVVALVGIARAVVSMTVSASDAATVADKILWEITRFFLLAIELSVVILGLAFGHLESKSSVKRVLAITTVLSLAYSVTQGTLEILYPDSHLSAEDFNIYGHGGRHFWLASSCFFFLVYSLVVILPKTPLKDRISLPSRKSFYVYAGILALLNLLQGLGSALLCVDIIEGLWSEPKILFSYKCQVDEPEDVDVHLPHPYAVAKKEGLDSGFYSSTQIDTTAYLDDVASMPYHVGSINSTDSDRWKAINA; this is encoded by the exons ATGTTCCACTCCATAATGCCTGTGATGAGCCTCTCCATGTCAGACAACATCACACATTCAACTACCCTGGTGACAACACTGGAAAATGTGACAACTTTGTCCCCCACAACAATACAGGCAATCAATGACACAAACATCACTGTGCCACACAAGTGCCTGTTGTTGCTCTATGAAGACATTGGGAAGTCAAG agtcCGCTATTGGGATCTTCTGTTGCTGGTTCCCAATGTGCTTTTCTTTATGTTTCTGCTCTGGAAGCTTCCCTCTGCCAGGGCCAAAATCCGTGTGACTTCCAGCCCAATCTTCACTACATTCTACATCCTG GTATTTGTGGTGGCTCTAGTTGGTATTGCCCGTGCTGTTGTCTCCATGACTGTGAGTGCCTCTGATGCTGCCACAGTTGCTGATAAG ATCCTGTGGGAGATCACAAGGTTCTTCCTTCTGGCGATTGAACTGAGCGTGGTGATTCTAGGCCTTGCCTTTG GTCACCTGGAGAGCAAGTCGAGTGTGAAACGTGTTCTGGCAATCACTACAGTGCTGTCTCTGGCATATTCTGTCACCCAG GGCACCCTGGAAATCCTGTACCCTGATTCCCATCTCTCAGCAGAAGACTTCAATATCTATGGCCATGGGGGCAGACACTTCTGGCTTGCCAGctcctgtttcttctttctg GTCTATTCCTTGGTGGTGATTCTTCCAAAAACTCCTCTGAAAGACCGGATTTCTTTGCCCT CCAGGAAGAGTTTCTATGTGTATGCTGGAATCCTGGCACTGCTGAACCTGTTGCAGGGCCTGGGCAGTGCCCTCCTCTGTGTGGATATCATAGAAGGACTGTG GTCTGAACCAAAGATCCTCTTCTCCTACAAATGCCAGGTGGATGAGCCTGAAGATGTGGATGTGCACCTACCCCACCCTTATGCTGTTGCCAAGAAGGAAGGACTGGATTCTGGGTTCTACTCAAGCACTCAGATTGACACCACAGCCTACCTGGATGATGTGGCCTCCATGCCCTATCACGTGGGCAGCATCAACAGCACAGACAGTGACCGCTGGAAAGCCATCAATGCCTAA